The following are from one region of the Ictalurus furcatus strain D&B chromosome 11, Billie_1.0, whole genome shotgun sequence genome:
- the si:ch211-201h21.5 gene encoding inosine-uridine preferring nucleoside hydrolase isoform X2 — protein sequence MWAFVFTSDHTSFQIPVFRGAASCLVGATNPFKDHFGTDGLGDVLQDRDSDTWKTQIQKEHAVNSLIRLVNEHPGQVSLVALGPLTNLALAVRLDPSIPQKLKDLYIMGGNMEGKGNLMPCAEFNFCMDPESSYIVLEEYLCPTHIATWEFTCRNKLSWEFFDELIAQDTAAARFMKTITSKCWAFSQEPGRNAKDVLFGSGFVPYDAYAVAACVDGSVITESVECSVRVEIQGELGRGMMALDFLGKLKSHRVFVMKTCNLTKFSSMLMASLQQP from the exons ATGTGGGCATTCGTCTTTACGTCGGACCATACGTCTTTTCAGATTCCTGTCTTTCGAGGAGCAGCGAGCTGTTTGGTTGGAGCAACAAACCCATTCAAAGATCATTTCGGGACAGATGGTTTGGGAGACGTTTTGCAGGACAGAGACTCAGACACTTGgaaaacacaaatacagaaaGAGCATGCGGTTAATTCTTTGATCAGATTGGTGAATGAGCATCCAGGGCAG GTCTCTCTTGTTGCTCTGGGCCCGCTCACAAATTTAGCTCTGGCTGTTAGATTGGATCCCAGCATTCCCCAGAAGCTGAAGGATTTGTACATCATGGGAGGCAACATGGAAG GTAAGGGAAATCTGATGCCATGTGCAGAGTTTAATTTCTGTATGGATCCTGAGTCTTCCTATATAGTCTTAGAGGAATATCTGTGTCCCACACACATAGCCACCTGGGAGTTTACCTGCAGAAACAAGCTCTCTTGG GAGTTCTTTGATGAGCTGATTGCCCAGGACACTGCAGCTGCTCGTTTTATGAAAACGATCACCTCCAAATGTTGGGCTTTCTCCCAGGAGCCTGGAAGAAACGCTAAAGATGTACTTTTCGGGTCAGGGTTCGTGCCCTACGATGCCTATGCTGTGGCAGCATGTGTGGATGGCAGCGTGATCACAGAAAGTGTGGAGTGCAGTGTTCGGGTGGAGATCCAGGGAGAACTCGGTCGAGGTATGATGGCACTGGATTTCTTGGGCAAGCTAAAAAGTCATCGTGTGTTTGTGATGAAGACCTGCAACCTCACCAAGTTCAGCTCCATGCTCATGGCTTCCTTACAGCAGCCATGA
- the zgc:172121 gene encoding homocysteine S-methyltransferase YbgG yields the protein MACTPFILDGGISTELEERGFHIQGDPLWSARILYTNPNAVKDAHYSFLQSGSDVITTATYQASIEGFTKHLGFKPEEAEDLMMSGVRLAKESAADFMASTCFTADRKVPLVAGSVGPFGAFLHDGSEYTGVYASSMSVEELKNWHRPQIRCLVAAGVDLLALETIPSLKEAEALVELLREFPDAKAWLSFSCKDAQSISDGNTFAKAVQVTSNSPQLVAVGVNCSPPVLVKPLLESAKLHKAPDMNWVVYPNSGEGWDPITGWRTDKTIPFTELSVEWKEQGALWIGGCCRISPADIAQLKSRLTQPQKSQS from the exons ATGGCCTGCACACCATTTATTCTGGACGGTGGAATATCAACAGAGTTGGAGGAAAGAGGATTTCACATTCAG GGAGATCCTTTATGGAGTGCAAGAATTTTGTATACAAATCCAAATGCTGTTAAGGATGCACATTACAG CTTTCTTCAGAGTGGATCTGATGTAATCACAACAGCCACATACCAAGCTAGTATTGAAGGATTCACTAAGCATCTTGGTTTTAAACCTGAGGAGGCTGAGGACCTAATGATGTCAGGGGTCCGATTAGCTAAAGAGTCAGCAGCAGACTTCATGGCCAGCACCTGTTTTACAGCAG ACAGAAAAGTGCCTTTGGTGGCAGGTTCAGTTGGACCTTTCGGGGCTTTTTTGCATGACGGTTCAGAGTACACAGGAGTCTACGCGAGCAGCATGAGTGTAGAG GAGCTGAAGAATTGGCATCGGCCACAGATTCGCTGCTTAGTGGCTGCAGGAGTTGATCTACTTGCATTGGAGACCATACCGAGTCTTAAGGAGGCAGAGGCCTTGGTGGAGCTGCTGAGGGAGTTTCCTGATGCTAAAGCCTGGCTCTCCTTTTCCTGCAAG GATGCCCAGAGTATTTCGGATGGTAACACGTTTGCCAAGGCTGTTCAGGTGACCAGTAACTCCCCTCAGCTGGTGGCTGTTGGGGTAAACTGCTCTCCACCTGTTCTAGTGAAACCTCTTCTCGAATCAGCCAAGTTACACAAGGCACCCGACATGAACTGGGTGGTCTATCCGAACAGTGGAGAAGGTTGGGATCCCATCACAGG ATGGAGAACAGACAAAACGATTCCATTTACAGAGCTAAGTGTCGAGTGGAAAGAACAAGGAGCTTTGTGGATTG GAGGCTGTTGCCGTATCAGTCCTGCTGACATTGCACAGTTAAAAAGTCGTTTAACCCAGCCTCAAAAATCACAAAgttaa
- the LOC128614430 gene encoding basic immunoglobulin-like variable motif-containing protein isoform X1 yields MGLIGAKESHQTKTNQQAIFLSSKCSMPNTAESEGGNISGAKDPAPPSRLPVQDNEHGFLNPFSCDTQRARRASSAELQLPWTCPVTHSREKFYTVCSDYALLNQARPILTPRDVPQSSHDCSTPLSQSNIITISQGRAGGIRSPSGDACDIEETLSSNSKPILAWEIDTTDFDAVLTRKARTGNIKKSGLKKMKSSDRSSRNVLDFPAQASLEEIKQRKVLDLRRWYCISRPQYKTSCGISSLVSCWNFLYSTLGAGSLPPISQEEALHILGFQPPFEEIKFGPFTGNATLMRWFRQINDHFRVRGCSYILYKPHGKHKTAGETAEGALLKLTQGLRDESMAYIYHCQNHYFCPVGFEATPLKAAKAYRGPLALNEMEHWILIGEPSRKHPAIHCKKWADIVTDLNTQNPEYLDIRHTERGIQFRKTKKVGGNLHCLMAFQRVNWQKIGPWALNLENLRHDNHQQGADQRSQTSAGEAVSDGETKHGHLGRSHSTGNQKSEQAWKRISNTAEYSHRGCPDSDLDEDIAD; encoded by the exons atgggtttgattgg GGCCAAGGAATCACATCAGACCAAAACCAACCAACAGGCAATCTTCTTGTCATCCAAGTGTTCAATGCCTAACACTGCAGAAAGTGAAGGCGGTAACATATCTGGTGCCAAGGATCCGGCACCCCCATCACGGTTGCCGGTCCAAGACAATGAGCACGGCTTCCTGAACCCGTTCAGCTGTGATACGCAGCGTGCCAGACGGGCCTCCAGCGCCGAGCTGCAGCTCCCATGGACATGCCCGGTCACACATTCCCGGGAAAAATTCTACACAGTGTGCTCTGATTATGCACTGCTCAACCAAGCCCGTCCAATCCTAACCCCCAGAGATGTTCCCCAGTCCAGCCATGACTGCAGCACACCACTGAGTCAATCAAACATCATCACTATCTCCCAGGGTCGGGCTGGAGGAATCCGTTCACCTTCAGGTGATGCCTGTGATATAGAAGAGACATTGTCCAGCAACTCCAAGCCCATTTTAGCCTGGGAGATTGACACCACCGACTTTGATGCAGTTTTAACCCGAAAAGCCAGGACAG GTAATATAAAGAAATCTGGCTTGAAGAAAATGAAGTCGTCTGACCGATCGAGCAGAAATGTGCTGGATTTTCCAGCACAAGCGTCTCTGGAAGAAATCAAGCAGAGAAAAGTCCTGGACTTGCGCAGATG GTACTGCATCAGCCGTCCTCAGTACAAAACATCATGTGGAATTTCCTCACTCGTCTCTTGCTGGAACTTTCTGTACAGTACTCTCGGAGCTGGAAG cCTGCCACCCATCTCCCAGGAGGAGGCCTTACATATTCTCGGTTTCCAGCCTCCATTTGAAGAGATCAAGTTTGGGCCTTTTACTGGGAATGCGACTTTAATGAG ATGGTTCAGACAGATCAATGACCATTTCCGTGTTCGAGGATGCTCTTATATTCTATATAAACCCCATGGGAAGCACAAGACAGCAGGAGAGACGG CTGAAGGAGCATTGCTTAAGCTGACCCAGGGATTGAGAGATGAATCTATGGCCTATATTTACCACTGTCAGAACCACTACTTCTGTCCTGTGGGCTTTGAAGCTACACCATTAAAAGCAGCCAAAGCTTACAG GGGACCACTTGCTCTGAATGAAATGGAGCATTGGATTCTTATTGGGGAACCAAGCAGGAAACATCCTGCCATCCACTGTAAAAA GTGGGCAGATATTGTGACTGACCTGAACACACAGAACCCAGAATACTTGGACATTCGTCATACAGAAAGAGGCATTCAGTTTCGGAAAACCAAAAAG gTGGGAGGCAACCTACACTGTCTCATGGCCTTCCAAAGGGTGAACTGGCAGAAAATCGGACCTTGGGCACTAAACCTAGAGAATCTGAGGCATGATAACCACCAACAGGGAGCGGATCAGAGGAGCCAGACTTCAGCAGGGGAGGCTGTAAGCGATGGCGAGACCAAACACGGGCACCTGGGCCGCTCTCACAGCACAGGGAATCAGAAATCCGAGCAAGCGTGGAAACGGATCTCCAATACTGCAGAGTACAGCCACAGAGGCTGCCCTGACAGTGACCTGGATGAGGACATCGCTGACTGA
- the LOC128614430 gene encoding basic immunoglobulin-like variable motif-containing protein isoform X3: MGLIGAKESHQTKTNQQAIFLSSKCSMPNTAESEGGNISGAKDPAPPSRLPVQDNEHGFLNPFSCDTQRARRASSAELQLPWTCPVTHSREKFYTVCSDYALLNQARPILTPRDVPQSSHDCSTPLSQSNIITISQGRAGGIRSPSGDACDIEETLSSNSKPILAWEIDTTDFDAVLTRKARTGNIKKSGLKKMKSSDRSSRNVLDFPAQASLEEIKQRKVLDLRRWYCISRPQYKTSCGISSLVSCWNFLYSTLGAGSLPPISQEEALHILGFQPPFEEIKFGPFTGNATLMRWFRQINDHFRVRGCSYILYKPHGKHKTAGETAEGALLKLTQGLRDESMAYIYHCQNHYFCPVGFEATPLKAAKAYRGPLALNEMEHWILIGEPSRKHPAIHCKKVHSCLTPSVPGIGFGSTATLTMIKRLLKRNKLMDGD; the protein is encoded by the exons atgggtttgattgg GGCCAAGGAATCACATCAGACCAAAACCAACCAACAGGCAATCTTCTTGTCATCCAAGTGTTCAATGCCTAACACTGCAGAAAGTGAAGGCGGTAACATATCTGGTGCCAAGGATCCGGCACCCCCATCACGGTTGCCGGTCCAAGACAATGAGCACGGCTTCCTGAACCCGTTCAGCTGTGATACGCAGCGTGCCAGACGGGCCTCCAGCGCCGAGCTGCAGCTCCCATGGACATGCCCGGTCACACATTCCCGGGAAAAATTCTACACAGTGTGCTCTGATTATGCACTGCTCAACCAAGCCCGTCCAATCCTAACCCCCAGAGATGTTCCCCAGTCCAGCCATGACTGCAGCACACCACTGAGTCAATCAAACATCATCACTATCTCCCAGGGTCGGGCTGGAGGAATCCGTTCACCTTCAGGTGATGCCTGTGATATAGAAGAGACATTGTCCAGCAACTCCAAGCCCATTTTAGCCTGGGAGATTGACACCACCGACTTTGATGCAGTTTTAACCCGAAAAGCCAGGACAG GTAATATAAAGAAATCTGGCTTGAAGAAAATGAAGTCGTCTGACCGATCGAGCAGAAATGTGCTGGATTTTCCAGCACAAGCGTCTCTGGAAGAAATCAAGCAGAGAAAAGTCCTGGACTTGCGCAGATG GTACTGCATCAGCCGTCCTCAGTACAAAACATCATGTGGAATTTCCTCACTCGTCTCTTGCTGGAACTTTCTGTACAGTACTCTCGGAGCTGGAAG cCTGCCACCCATCTCCCAGGAGGAGGCCTTACATATTCTCGGTTTCCAGCCTCCATTTGAAGAGATCAAGTTTGGGCCTTTTACTGGGAATGCGACTTTAATGAG ATGGTTCAGACAGATCAATGACCATTTCCGTGTTCGAGGATGCTCTTATATTCTATATAAACCCCATGGGAAGCACAAGACAGCAGGAGAGACGG CTGAAGGAGCATTGCTTAAGCTGACCCAGGGATTGAGAGATGAATCTATGGCCTATATTTACCACTGTCAGAACCACTACTTCTGTCCTGTGGGCTTTGAAGCTACACCATTAAAAGCAGCCAAAGCTTACAG GGGACCACTTGCTCTGAATGAAATGGAGCATTGGATTCTTATTGGGGAACCAAGCAGGAAACATCCTGCCATCCACTGTAAAAA GGTGCATTCTtgcctcacgcccagtgttcctgggataggcttcggATCCACCGCTACCCTGACCATGATCAAACGATTACTGAAGAGGAATAAATTAATGGATGGTGATTAG
- the si:ch211-201h21.5 gene encoding inosine-uridine preferring nucleoside hydrolase isoform X1 has translation MSQKLMIIDTDCGIDDAQAIMLALASSNVKILGITCCFGNTDVDNVCQNVLRVLFVCQRTQIPVFRGAASCLVGATNPFKDHFGTDGLGDVLQDRDSDTWKTQIQKEHAVNSLIRLVNEHPGQVSLVALGPLTNLALAVRLDPSIPQKLKDLYIMGGNMEGKGNLMPCAEFNFCMDPESSYIVLEEYLCPTHIATWEFTCRNKLSWEFFDELIAQDTAAARFMKTITSKCWAFSQEPGRNAKDVLFGSGFVPYDAYAVAACVDGSVITESVECSVRVEIQGELGRGMMALDFLGKLKSHRVFVMKTCNLTKFSSMLMASLQQP, from the exons ATGAGTCAGAAGCTGATGATTATCGACACTGACTGCGGCATAGACGACGCCCAGGCTATAATGCTGGCTCTCGCCTCATCCAATGTGAAGATCCTGGGCATCACCTGCTGCTTTGGAAACACTGATGTGGACAATGTGTGTCAGAATGTGCTGCGTGTACTGTTTGTGTGTCAGCGTACTCAG ATTCCTGTCTTTCGAGGAGCAGCGAGCTGTTTGGTTGGAGCAACAAACCCATTCAAAGATCATTTCGGGACAGATGGTTTGGGAGACGTTTTGCAGGACAGAGACTCAGACACTTGgaaaacacaaatacagaaaGAGCATGCGGTTAATTCTTTGATCAGATTGGTGAATGAGCATCCAGGGCAG GTCTCTCTTGTTGCTCTGGGCCCGCTCACAAATTTAGCTCTGGCTGTTAGATTGGATCCCAGCATTCCCCAGAAGCTGAAGGATTTGTACATCATGGGAGGCAACATGGAAG GTAAGGGAAATCTGATGCCATGTGCAGAGTTTAATTTCTGTATGGATCCTGAGTCTTCCTATATAGTCTTAGAGGAATATCTGTGTCCCACACACATAGCCACCTGGGAGTTTACCTGCAGAAACAAGCTCTCTTGG GAGTTCTTTGATGAGCTGATTGCCCAGGACACTGCAGCTGCTCGTTTTATGAAAACGATCACCTCCAAATGTTGGGCTTTCTCCCAGGAGCCTGGAAGAAACGCTAAAGATGTACTTTTCGGGTCAGGGTTCGTGCCCTACGATGCCTATGCTGTGGCAGCATGTGTGGATGGCAGCGTGATCACAGAAAGTGTGGAGTGCAGTGTTCGGGTGGAGATCCAGGGAGAACTCGGTCGAGGTATGATGGCACTGGATTTCTTGGGCAAGCTAAAAAGTCATCGTGTGTTTGTGATGAAGACCTGCAACCTCACCAAGTTCAGCTCCATGCTCATGGCTTCCTTACAGCAGCCATGA
- the LOC128614430 gene encoding basic immunoglobulin-like variable motif-containing protein isoform X2, translating to MPNTAESEGGNISGAKDPAPPSRLPVQDNEHGFLNPFSCDTQRARRASSAELQLPWTCPVTHSREKFYTVCSDYALLNQARPILTPRDVPQSSHDCSTPLSQSNIITISQGRAGGIRSPSGDACDIEETLSSNSKPILAWEIDTTDFDAVLTRKARTGNIKKSGLKKMKSSDRSSRNVLDFPAQASLEEIKQRKVLDLRRWYCISRPQYKTSCGISSLVSCWNFLYSTLGAGSLPPISQEEALHILGFQPPFEEIKFGPFTGNATLMRWFRQINDHFRVRGCSYILYKPHGKHKTAGETAEGALLKLTQGLRDESMAYIYHCQNHYFCPVGFEATPLKAAKAYRGPLALNEMEHWILIGEPSRKHPAIHCKKWADIVTDLNTQNPEYLDIRHTERGIQFRKTKKVGGNLHCLMAFQRVNWQKIGPWALNLENLRHDNHQQGADQRSQTSAGEAVSDGETKHGHLGRSHSTGNQKSEQAWKRISNTAEYSHRGCPDSDLDEDIAD from the exons ATGCCTAACACTGCAGAAAGTGAAGGCGGTAACATATCTGGTGCCAAGGATCCGGCACCCCCATCACGGTTGCCGGTCCAAGACAATGAGCACGGCTTCCTGAACCCGTTCAGCTGTGATACGCAGCGTGCCAGACGGGCCTCCAGCGCCGAGCTGCAGCTCCCATGGACATGCCCGGTCACACATTCCCGGGAAAAATTCTACACAGTGTGCTCTGATTATGCACTGCTCAACCAAGCCCGTCCAATCCTAACCCCCAGAGATGTTCCCCAGTCCAGCCATGACTGCAGCACACCACTGAGTCAATCAAACATCATCACTATCTCCCAGGGTCGGGCTGGAGGAATCCGTTCACCTTCAGGTGATGCCTGTGATATAGAAGAGACATTGTCCAGCAACTCCAAGCCCATTTTAGCCTGGGAGATTGACACCACCGACTTTGATGCAGTTTTAACCCGAAAAGCCAGGACAG GTAATATAAAGAAATCTGGCTTGAAGAAAATGAAGTCGTCTGACCGATCGAGCAGAAATGTGCTGGATTTTCCAGCACAAGCGTCTCTGGAAGAAATCAAGCAGAGAAAAGTCCTGGACTTGCGCAGATG GTACTGCATCAGCCGTCCTCAGTACAAAACATCATGTGGAATTTCCTCACTCGTCTCTTGCTGGAACTTTCTGTACAGTACTCTCGGAGCTGGAAG cCTGCCACCCATCTCCCAGGAGGAGGCCTTACATATTCTCGGTTTCCAGCCTCCATTTGAAGAGATCAAGTTTGGGCCTTTTACTGGGAATGCGACTTTAATGAG ATGGTTCAGACAGATCAATGACCATTTCCGTGTTCGAGGATGCTCTTATATTCTATATAAACCCCATGGGAAGCACAAGACAGCAGGAGAGACGG CTGAAGGAGCATTGCTTAAGCTGACCCAGGGATTGAGAGATGAATCTATGGCCTATATTTACCACTGTCAGAACCACTACTTCTGTCCTGTGGGCTTTGAAGCTACACCATTAAAAGCAGCCAAAGCTTACAG GGGACCACTTGCTCTGAATGAAATGGAGCATTGGATTCTTATTGGGGAACCAAGCAGGAAACATCCTGCCATCCACTGTAAAAA GTGGGCAGATATTGTGACTGACCTGAACACACAGAACCCAGAATACTTGGACATTCGTCATACAGAAAGAGGCATTCAGTTTCGGAAAACCAAAAAG gTGGGAGGCAACCTACACTGTCTCATGGCCTTCCAAAGGGTGAACTGGCAGAAAATCGGACCTTGGGCACTAAACCTAGAGAATCTGAGGCATGATAACCACCAACAGGGAGCGGATCAGAGGAGCCAGACTTCAGCAGGGGAGGCTGTAAGCGATGGCGAGACCAAACACGGGCACCTGGGCCGCTCTCACAGCACAGGGAATCAGAAATCCGAGCAAGCGTGGAAACGGATCTCCAATACTGCAGAGTACAGCCACAGAGGCTGCCCTGACAGTGACCTGGATGAGGACATCGCTGACTGA